The genomic DNA GGAAAACAAATCGCGCTGGTTCTACGAGCACATAAACGGCCGCTTTATAAGGCGTAAAACCCTCACCATTGGCGGGCGTGAGCTTGAGGCTAGCGCATATGGTTGGAATATCTAGTGCTTCTTAATGATATCAGCACAACCGATAAAGCACTTCTCGTGGTCATTGATCCCAAGGACCGCTGGGAAGCCGACGCCAATACCGAAGAGCTGCGCGAACTCGTGGACAGCGCCGGTATTGAGATCGCCGATGAGATGCATATCCGCCGCGATGACCCTGACCCGCGTTTCTATATAGGCAAGGGCAATGCAGAGGAGGCTTATCTGCGCGCGACAGACTCTGACGCGTCGGTCGTAATAATAGGTGAAGACCTCTCCCCTACCCAACAGCGAAATGTCGGCGACGCGACCAAGTGTGAAGTGATCGACCGCACACAGCTCATCCTCGACATATTTGCTCAGCGCGCCCGCACAAGCGAAGGAAACCTGCAGGTCGAGCTTGCTCAGCTCCAATATCTGCTCCCGAGGCTCACCGGACAGGGCACGTCGATGTCACGTATCGGCGGCGGCAGCGCGGGTGGGATCGCAACACGCGGGCCGGGTGAAACCAAACTTGAAACAGACCGCAGGCGCGTGCGTAAACGGATATCGGTACTGCGCGATGAGCTTGACGAAGTCGTTCAGCACCGCAAAGTCCAAAAACGATCCAGGCGCAAACTCATGGTTCCCAATGCCTCACTGGTCGGCTACACCAGCGCTGGTAAATCCACTCTCATGAACCTGCTGGCGGGAACCGACGTCTCTGCGAATGCGAGGTTATTCGAAACACTCGACCCAACGACGAGGCGGGTCGACATGGAGGGCCAGTGCTCGATTATACTATCGGACACAGTCGGTTTTTTGCGCAAGTTGCCGCATGGCCTAATTGCGGCGTTTCGCGCAACACTTGAAGAGGTAGTCGATGCGGATTTTCTGATACATGTGGTCGATGTGGCTCATCCGTTCTTCAAACAGCAATATGTCGCTGTCATTGAAGTGCTCGCCGAACTGGATATTGAGGACAAACCGATCATTACGGTCTTCAACAAGAGCGATTTGGTAAAGGATCAATATGAGCTCAGGAGAATGGTTGCAGAGATACCTGACTCGTGCTATATGTCCGCGGGCACAGGCGATGGAGTGAAATACCTGCACCGGCTGTTATGCAAGGTTATTGGCGAGATGATGAACCGGATCGAGGCTCTTCTGCCTTATGACCGCGGCGATCTGCTGGCGATGTGCCACGACAGAGGCCGAGTGCTGGCGCAGGAATATCTGCCGGAAGGGGTGCGCATTGAGGTGGAGCTGTCGCCCGATCTGGCGGATAGAATAAAAGCATTTGAGATTCAAGAAAGTTAGGGTAATGAAAGCGCTTTCAGTTAAGCAGCCCGCAGCAAACAAAATTGCATCGGGTGAAAAAACCGTCGAACTTCGCACTTGGCCTACAAAATATAGAGGTCCGGTGCTGATCGTATCCTCAAAAAGGCCTGATATCGAACCCGCAGGTTGTGCACTGGCAATAGTTGATATAGCTGATTGCCAACCGATGCGCCAGGAACATGTGGCTTCTGCCTGCTGCGGTCAGCTATATCCCGAATGCTTCGCATGGATACTAACTAATGTGCAGAAAATTAAGCCATTTCCAATGCGCGGTTCGCTGGGATTATACGAAGTCGATATAGATCAATTTAGCCTGGATAATAATGATCGTCTTAAGATAAAGGATCGACTGACCAAATGCGCAGTCAATCTTGCATTTGATATTGAGTAATTCTGCTGGAGGAATAAATGTCTGAGCTTGCAATATTCGGGGCAGAAAAGTCCTGTAACTGCCAGTGGCCAAGTTGGCCTGTACATGGAGATGAAGAGCGAACCGCACTGCTGGAAGTGCTTGAATCGGGTAAATGGTGGTACGGCGAGAAGGTCAAAGAATTTGAGAGCAAATACGCCGGGTTTCAAAACGCGAAATTCGGGGTGACGGCCACTAGCGGAACCACCGCCCTCGAAGCGGCACTCGATGCGCTGGGAATCGGCGCGGGCGATGAAGTGATAGTCCCGCCGTATACGTTTATGGCAACCGCAAGCGCAGTGCTGCGAGTCAACGCAATCCCGATATTTGCTGACATCGAGCCGGACACATTTTGCATAGACCCGGAAGATGTCAAGCGCAAAGTCACTGATAAAACAAAAGCTATTATACCAGTGCACCTGGGCGGGTATGTCGCCGATATGGACAGGCTCTGGAAAATTGCCCGCGAACACGATCTGTATTTGATCGAAGACGCATGCCACGCCTGGGGCAGTCAGTGGAAAGGAAAAGGGGTCGGCGCTATCGGTCACTGCGGGGTGTTCAGTTTTCAGGCATCGAAAAACATCAACAGCGCCGAGGGTGGAATCATGCTCACCGACGATGAACGGATCGCAGACGCGTGCCGCAGCATCACTAACTGTGGACGCTCCAAGACAGGCGCGTGGTACGAGCATCATGTAATCGGCTCCAATCTCAGGCTGACTGAGTTTCAGGCCGCAATACTTCTGGCGCAGCTCACCAGGCTTGAATCACAGATAATCAAGCGTATGCAAAGCGTACAGATAATCGAGGATGTGCTCAATGATGCACCGGGGATTCGTCTGACCCGACACGATAACCGAATGACAAGACGCAGTTATCATTTCTATCCGTTCAGACTTGATATGAGTATATCGCGAGCACGATTTATCGAGGCTTGCGAGGCTGAGGGGATCCAGCTCTCACCGGGTTATACAACGCCGCTGTATAAGAACACGATGTTCCGGCAGGAGAAAGAAGGCTCGGCGAACTGCCCGTTCTCATGTCCTTATTACGGCAGGAAGATCGATTACAGCATCGTAAAATGCCCTGTCTGTGAAGAAGTCTGCAATGATACGTGCTGGATACCGCAGACAATGCTGCTGGCGGATGAGAAAAATGTGCTCGCTCTGGCAAATGGAATCAGGAAAGTCTGTGAGAATGCGGGGGAATTAGTGTAATGTCGCTATTTAGAGCATCGGCAACACAAACAAACCTTGAGCCTTGGCCGGGCGTATGGATGACCGGCTACGGAGCCAGAACCAAACCCGCCGAGGGCACGCACGACCCGATCATGGCTCGCGCACTTATGATAGATGCCGATGGAGTATTTTTTGTAATTGTCTCGTGTGATCTGCTCGGTATTGGCACACAGGATGTCAACGACATACGCAGGTGCATTCATCAGCGTGCCGGTATACCGGAAAGTGCAATTATGGTCGCGGGCACTCACACGCACTCAGGCCCAGCCACGCAGTATCAACGTGGAGTCATGGGTGTGCTCAACCCCGAATGGCTCGCAAAGGCGAAGGAGAAGATTGTCGAGGCTGTCTGCACACTGCCGGGCAAGCTGGAACCTGCTACATTTTCATACGCAAAGTCAAAAATCGAAGGCTTCGGTTACAACAGAGCGGATAAAACTCGCACTATTGACGAGGATTTCATAGTCTTTAGCGTAGACTCCTGGGCAGGGACGAACATAGCGACCCTCATCAACTTCTCTACTCATGCGGTCACTATGGGTCCCAAGAATTTGCTGTTCTCGGGAGACTTCCCGGGCGCGGCTTGCAGGAAACTGAGTGAGACTAGAGGCGGCATCGGGCTGTATCTGGCTGGAGCTGGAGGCGACGCCGATCCTGTAATAAACCGCGACAGGGGCTGGGGAACCGGCACATTTGAGGACGTCGAAGCATTCGGTAATATGCTTGCAGGCAAAGCCGATGAACTCCTAGGCAGCGCTCAAAAGGTCTGCACAGTGAAGATCAAAACTCTGAGCAGGACAGTAGATATGCCGATGGCTGAGCCTGTCTCAGATGATGAACTTGCTGGACTGATAGCCGAGTATGAGTCGGCCATAGCTAAGGCAGGCGAGGCGGGGAAGACAAGCATCGAGTCGGCTATGCTGGTATGGGCAAACGATCTTAAAAATGCGATCCATAACAACTCGGTCCCTAAAACAACTCCTGTCGAGATATTCGCGGCAAAGATAAATGACTTCAGCCTTGTCGGTGTGCCCGTCGAGCCTTATTCGGATATAGCGCTGGCTGTTAAAGCAGATATGTCGCCGTCGGTCTGCGCATTCGTGGGTTACTCGAACGGGCTCTACTGCTACATACCAGCGAAGTGGGAATATGAGCAGGGCGGTTACGCATCAACGGCTTATCGTTGGTTTGAAGGGATGATGACAGGCTTCTGCGAAGATGCGGACAGCCGCCTGGTATCGGCAGTTGCGGAGATATTCTCGCAAATGGATGCGCAGGAATAGAAGCCGATTGCGGCTAAGGCATATTGGGTATACATGAGCAAACTCACCCGGAGGTAGTAATTGAACACAAATACACGCAGCGCTTGCGTTGATAATATTCTCGATCTTGTTGGAAACACTCCTATGCTGCACCTGTGTAAGATAGCAGGCGGCAATGTTTGGGCCAAAGCCGAATTTCTGAA from Armatimonadota bacterium includes the following:
- a CDS encoding DegT/DnrJ/EryC1/StrS family aminotransferase, coding for MSELAIFGAEKSCNCQWPSWPVHGDEERTALLEVLESGKWWYGEKVKEFESKYAGFQNAKFGVTATSGTTALEAALDALGIGAGDEVIVPPYTFMATASAVLRVNAIPIFADIEPDTFCIDPEDVKRKVTDKTKAIIPVHLGGYVADMDRLWKIAREHDLYLIEDACHAWGSQWKGKGVGAIGHCGVFSFQASKNINSAEGGIMLTDDERIADACRSITNCGRSKTGAWYEHHVIGSNLRLTEFQAAILLAQLTRLESQIIKRMQSVQIIEDVLNDAPGIRLTRHDNRMTRRSYHFYPFRLDMSISRARFIEACEAEGIQLSPGYTTPLYKNTMFRQEKEGSANCPFSCPYYGRKIDYSIVKCPVCEEVCNDTCWIPQTMLLADEKNVLALANGIRKVCENAGELV
- the hflX gene encoding GTPase HflX, whose amino-acid sequence is MEYLVLLNDISTTDKALLVVIDPKDRWEADANTEELRELVDSAGIEIADEMHIRRDDPDPRFYIGKGNAEEAYLRATDSDASVVIIGEDLSPTQQRNVGDATKCEVIDRTQLILDIFAQRARTSEGNLQVELAQLQYLLPRLTGQGTSMSRIGGGSAGGIATRGPGETKLETDRRRVRKRISVLRDELDEVVQHRKVQKRSRRKLMVPNASLVGYTSAGKSTLMNLLAGTDVSANARLFETLDPTTRRVDMEGQCSIILSDTVGFLRKLPHGLIAAFRATLEEVVDADFLIHVVDVAHPFFKQQYVAVIEVLAELDIEDKPIITVFNKSDLVKDQYELRRMVAEIPDSCYMSAGTGDGVKYLHRLLCKVIGEMMNRIEALLPYDRGDLLAMCHDRGRVLAQEYLPEGVRIEVELSPDLADRIKAFEIQES
- a CDS encoding ASCH domain-containing protein yields the protein MKALSVKQPAANKIASGEKTVELRTWPTKYRGPVLIVSSKRPDIEPAGCALAIVDIADCQPMRQEHVASACCGQLYPECFAWILTNVQKIKPFPMRGSLGLYEVDIDQFSLDNNDRLKIKDRLTKCAVNLAFDIE
- a CDS encoding neutral/alkaline non-lysosomal ceramidase N-terminal domain-containing protein, which encodes MSLFRASATQTNLEPWPGVWMTGYGARTKPAEGTHDPIMARALMIDADGVFFVIVSCDLLGIGTQDVNDIRRCIHQRAGIPESAIMVAGTHTHSGPATQYQRGVMGVLNPEWLAKAKEKIVEAVCTLPGKLEPATFSYAKSKIEGFGYNRADKTRTIDEDFIVFSVDSWAGTNIATLINFSTHAVTMGPKNLLFSGDFPGAACRKLSETRGGIGLYLAGAGGDADPVINRDRGWGTGTFEDVEAFGNMLAGKADELLGSAQKVCTVKIKTLSRTVDMPMAEPVSDDELAGLIAEYESAIAKAGEAGKTSIESAMLVWANDLKNAIHNNSVPKTTPVEIFAAKINDFSLVGVPVEPYSDIALAVKADMSPSVCAFVGYSNGLYCYIPAKWEYEQGGYASTAYRWFEGMMTGFCEDADSRLVSAVAEIFSQMDAQE